A single Hippocampus zosterae strain Florida chromosome 1, ASM2543408v3, whole genome shotgun sequence DNA region contains:
- the npy2rl gene encoding neuropeptide Y receptor Y2, like, with protein MDQVDVNRDPPTSESVNLSYHDDYDDLLADAEHLGFEGGTFPEDPIRLLGVQVVLIAAYSAIILLGLVGNSLVIYVIYRFKTLRTVTNFFIANLAVADLLVNALCLPFTLVYTLQGEWQFGSTLCFLVPFAQGLAVHVSTLTLNVIALDRHRCIIHHLETRMRKDTCYGVIALTWLMSAALASPLAIFREYGSFALTPGHSIQVCTEKWPGSSTDGTVYSVSMLVLQYFLPLAIISFAYARIWSKLRGHVSPAEGGADGAAAGSQRHRRRRKTTKMLVTMVVVFAVSWLPYHAFQLATDIDSTVLDMPHFRLLYTLFHVVAMCSTFANPLLYGWMNRNYRAAFLAAFKLRDRGCGRGREDSIRQLNGEDEGRTKREEARQEVACACLNATDV; from the exons ATGGACCAGGTCGACGTCAATCGGGACCCACCCACGAGTGAGTCCGTAAATCTCAGTTACCACGACGACTATGACGACTTGCTGGCCGACGCGGAGCACCTCGGGTTCGAAGGCGGCACCTTTCCCGAAGACCCCATCCGACTGCTCGGAGTGCAG GTGGTATTGATCGCGGCCTACAGCGCCATTATCCTGCTGGGGCTTGTGGGTAATTCTCTTGTCATCTACGTCATCTACCGCTTCAAGACGCTGCGCACCGTCACCAACTTCTTCATAGCCAACTTGGCCGTCG CCGACCTGCTGGTGAACGCGCTGTGTCTCCCGTTCACGCTGGTCTACACGCTTCAGGGTGAGTGGCAGTTTGGCAGCACCCTTTGCTTCCTGGTGCCCTTCGCCCAGGGCCTCGCCGTCCACGTCTCCACTCTGACCCTCAACGTCATTGCCCTGGACCGCCACAG GTGCATCATTCACCACCTGGAGACCAGGATGCGCAAGGACACCTGCTACGGGGTCATCGCGCTCACGTGGCTGATGAGCGCCGCCCTCGCCAGCCCCCTCGCCATCTTCCGAGAGTACGGATCTTTCGCGCTGACGCCTGGGCACAGCATCCAG GTTTGCACCGAGAAGTGGCCCGGGTCCAGCACGGACGGGACGGTGTACAGCGTCTCTATGTTGGTGCTCCAATACTTCCTCCCGCTTGCCATCATTTCTTTCGCCTACGCCCGCATCTGGTCCAAGCTGCGAGGTCACGTCagcccggcggagggcggggCCGACGGCGCGGCCGCGGGCTCCCagcgccaccgccgccgtcgTAAGACCACAAAAATGCTGGTGACCATGGTGGTGGTCTTCGCCGTCAGCTGGCTCCCTTACCACGCCTTCCAGCTGGCCACCGACATCGACAGCACCGTGCTGGACATGCCCCATTTCCGTCTGCTTTACACCCTCTTCCACGTGGTGGCCATGTGCTCCACCTTTGCCAACCCGCTGCTCTACGGGTGGATGAACCGCAACTACCGCGCCGCCTTCCTGGCCGCCTTCAAGCTTCGGGATAGAGGGTGTGGGCGCGGGCGCGAGGACTCCATCCGCCAGTTGAATGGGGAAGATGAAGGGAGGACGAAGAGGGAGGAGGCCAGGCAGGAAGTTGCGTGCGCCTGTCTCAACGCGACCGACGTGTGA